In Paenibacillus guangzhouensis, a single window of DNA contains:
- a CDS encoding RNA polymerase sigma factor → MLSHKKFENSLIQCITEHKENIYRLAYSYVRNKEDALDIVQDSIHKAFASAGSLKNPDAIKSWFYRIVVNTALDFLRKQKRIQVVDEETLEAYSQGTSDSYHNIDLERALEELPVKYRSVVMLRYFEDLKIEEVSEVLNENINTVKTRLYQALRVLRVKLKDESAMEV, encoded by the coding sequence ATGCTTAGTCACAAAAAATTCGAGAACTCACTTATCCAATGCATCACGGAGCACAAAGAGAACATTTATCGGCTTGCTTATAGCTATGTACGTAACAAAGAAGACGCATTGGATATTGTACAGGATTCCATACACAAGGCATTCGCATCAGCAGGGTCACTGAAGAACCCCGACGCGATAAAAAGCTGGTTCTACCGCATCGTGGTGAATACCGCCTTAGACTTTCTTAGGAAGCAGAAGCGAATTCAGGTTGTCGACGAAGAGACACTTGAAGCTTATAGCCAAGGAACATCCGATTCGTACCACAATATTGACCTTGAACGAGCCTTAGAGGAATTACCTGTGAAGTACCGAAGCGTCGTGATGCTGCGATATTTTGAAGACCTGAAGATTGAAGAAGTCTCTGAAGTGTTGAACGAGAACATCAATACCGTCAAAACAAGATTGTATCAAGCACTCCGTGTCCTACGTGTGAAATTAAAAGATGAATCCGCTATGGAGGTATAA
- a CDS encoding MFS transporter, with protein MRVYCAFAAATFGDWFDMLAIQVLVGYRWHADPLMLALIPVANALPSILLGSVAGVAADRLNKLRLMRVCDLLTAVLTLLILLTPNMAWLLPILMLRAAISTLNVPAQQALTRSIVREDQLLQATSLNGIVNQGSKIAGPLLGGFVLSLLSPQWCIVICAVFRLGSYLLLLTVKAGESSADKTSSGDTSSAVDQPAPPLRTLWKEGWSFILGSRLLFITMLFGLTGALAIQMVDFQFTSLFRTVAPEQESLLGWMVAAAGAGAILSIVAMNRLKSTTKYGWKFGSGYTLIGLSVGGLGLLPVGVSILPVLLLGLLMGIGNGIFIVTFNYCLQKETPPFMIGRVFGIQNTVLGVVMIGAPLLGGLLVQLIGPARTFIYFGIVIAIIGLVGIVFGKILWRPTPSASVPVRSVTAE; from the coding sequence ATGCGCGTCTATTGCGCCTTTGCTGCGGCCACCTTCGGCGACTGGTTCGACATGTTGGCCATTCAGGTACTCGTCGGATATCGCTGGCACGCTGACCCGCTGATGCTGGCGCTGATTCCGGTTGCAAATGCACTGCCGAGCATCCTGCTCGGCTCCGTTGCAGGCGTCGCTGCCGATCGACTGAATAAGCTGCGATTAATGCGAGTTTGTGATCTGCTAACAGCGGTCCTCACGCTACTGATCCTACTCACCCCCAACATGGCGTGGCTGCTTCCGATCCTGATGCTGCGCGCGGCGATTTCGACGCTGAATGTGCCTGCTCAGCAGGCGCTCACACGCAGTATCGTCAGAGAGGATCAGCTGCTGCAGGCGACCTCGCTAAACGGCATCGTGAACCAAGGCTCCAAAATCGCCGGACCTCTACTCGGCGGGTTCGTACTATCTCTGTTATCACCGCAATGGTGTATTGTCATTTGCGCGGTCTTCAGGCTTGGTTCCTACCTACTGCTGCTTACCGTGAAGGCGGGAGAGAGCAGCGCAGACAAGACATCGTCGGGTGACACGTCCTCTGCGGTAGATCAACCCGCACCACCGCTGCGCACACTGTGGAAGGAAGGCTGGAGCTTCATCCTGGGCAGCCGACTGCTGTTCATCACGATGCTGTTCGGTTTGACCGGGGCCCTCGCCATTCAGATGGTAGACTTTCAATTCACCAGCCTCTTCCGAACCGTTGCTCCAGAGCAGGAATCGCTGCTGGGTTGGATGGTAGCGGCAGCCGGTGCAGGAGCCATCCTCAGCATTGTCGCGATGAACCGACTCAAATCAACGACCAAGTATGGCTGGAAGTTCGGCAGTGGCTATACCCTTATTGGCCTGTCGGTTGGCGGACTTGGACTGCTCCCTGTCGGGGTATCGATCCTGCCCGTGCTGCTGCTCGGACTCCTCATGGGCATCGGCAATGGGATCTTCATCGTCACCTTCAACTATTGCCTGCAGAAAGAGACGCCCCCGTTCATGATCGGCCGCGTTTTCGGCATTCAGAATACGGTGCTCGGTGTGGTGATGATTGGAGCGCCGCTGCTTGGAGGACTGCTGGTGCAGCTGATCGGGCCGGCACGTACATTCATCTACTTCGGCATCGTCATCGCAATCATCGGTCTGGTGGGCATTGTATTTGGCAAAATACTATGGCGGCCGACGCCATCCGCCTCTGTTCCGGTTCGCAGTGTTACTGCCGAATGA
- a CDS encoding substrate-binding domain-containing protein, whose product MSNKGWTMAFVGVLLVFGYFLYKFMSPALEINHLVQDMNLSSVKRESMKHVVLIAQELDNPFWRTVEQGARASAAQRGIAIEYMGPNRINPSEQKRLLEKAITGKPDAILLQGVKDPDYASLIDQAVDQGIPVITVDADQPDSKRLAYVGTDNLEAGRRMGELIVSHAAGQGKIGVIIGSETADNQQLRLEGLRSVISKTQGYEIVAVRASNISRMQAATQTEALLSQYGDMKTMVGLSALDAAGIVEGMRAANRTGLRVFGFDDIDATVQGIASGVITASIVQHPREIGERSIELLEAYFKGTAPTAQRFIATRVLDRNHLASKVNS is encoded by the coding sequence ATGAGCAATAAAGGATGGACGATGGCGTTCGTCGGTGTACTCCTTGTATTCGGTTATTTCCTGTACAAGTTCATGTCGCCAGCGCTGGAGATTAATCATTTGGTTCAGGATATGAATCTGAGCAGTGTTAAGCGTGAATCGATGAAGCATGTCGTGCTGATCGCGCAAGAGCTGGACAATCCCTTCTGGAGGACGGTCGAGCAGGGAGCGAGAGCATCGGCGGCACAGCGCGGAATCGCGATTGAATATATGGGTCCGAATCGCATTAATCCTTCTGAGCAGAAGAGATTGCTGGAGAAGGCGATCACGGGTAAGCCGGATGCCATTCTCCTTCAAGGGGTGAAGGATCCGGACTATGCAAGCCTGATCGACCAAGCGGTCGACCAAGGCATCCCTGTGATCACCGTCGATGCAGATCAGCCGGATAGCAAGCGGCTCGCTTATGTGGGAACGGATAACCTGGAAGCCGGTAGACGCATGGGAGAGTTGATCGTGAGCCATGCTGCCGGCCAGGGCAAGATTGGCGTCATCATCGGGAGCGAGACCGCGGATAATCAGCAGCTGCGGCTAGAAGGGCTTCGTTCCGTCATTTCAAAGACGCAAGGATATGAGATCGTTGCCGTCCGTGCATCGAATATCTCCCGCATGCAAGCTGCGACTCAGACAGAAGCGTTACTCAGCCAATATGGGGATATGAAGACGATGGTTGGACTAAGCGCTTTAGACGCGGCAGGTATCGTCGAAGGGATGAGAGCAGCGAATCGCACAGGTCTGCGTGTGTTCGGTTTCGATGATATCGATGCGACGGTTCAAGGCATCGCAAGCGGAGTTATTACCGCTTCCATCGTTCAGCATCCGCGTGAGATTGGGGAGAGATCGATTGAATTATTAGAAGCTTATTTCAAGGGGACCGCCCCGACGGCACAGCGATTTATCGCAACTCGTGTGCTGGATCGCAATCATTTGGCATCGAAGGTGAACAGCTGA
- a CDS encoding DUF3298 and DUF4163 domain-containing protein — MDNNIEQLKQNYTQIPIPEELDFVVNKAIRQSRMKRTNLRWMIGTAAAVIVFVSSVNSSPAIANAFANIPVLDKIVKVVTFREFKVDEDTFNANLKVPAVTNLENKTLEEMLNTKYMEENKKLYAEFQQEMDEMKKQGGGHLGVDTGYEVKTDNDQILSIGRYYVNTVGSSSTTMKYDTIDKKNQVLISLPSLFKDDSYIAHISENIKQQMLEQMKADPEKTYWVKKDANDTESMDIFETIKKDQSFYINNEGKLVISFDKYEVAPGAEGIVEFVIPTEKIASDLVSREYIK, encoded by the coding sequence ATGGATAACAATATCGAACAATTGAAACAGAATTACACGCAAATCCCGATTCCGGAAGAACTCGACTTCGTTGTGAACAAAGCCATTCGCCAGAGCCGTATGAAACGAACGAACCTGCGATGGATGATCGGTACGGCGGCAGCTGTTATCGTATTCGTATCCAGTGTGAACAGTAGTCCTGCCATTGCCAATGCGTTCGCGAATATTCCCGTGCTGGACAAAATCGTGAAGGTCGTTACCTTCCGCGAGTTCAAGGTGGATGAAGATACGTTCAATGCCAACTTGAAGGTGCCGGCGGTTACGAATCTGGAGAACAAAACCCTCGAAGAGATGTTGAACACGAAATATATGGAGGAAAACAAGAAATTGTATGCCGAGTTCCAGCAAGAGATGGATGAAATGAAAAAACAAGGTGGCGGCCACCTTGGCGTAGATACGGGGTATGAAGTAAAAACAGATAACGACCAAATCCTCTCGATCGGCCGTTATTATGTTAACACCGTCGGCTCGTCTTCAACAACGATGAAGTATGATACGATCGATAAGAAGAACCAAGTATTAATCAGCCTTCCAAGCTTGTTCAAGGACGATTCTTACATCGCGCATATTAGCGAGAATATTAAGCAGCAAATGCTCGAGCAGATGAAAGCTGATCCGGAGAAGACCTATTGGGTGAAGAAGGACGCGAATGATACAGAGTCCATGGACATCTTCGAGACGATCAAGAAGGATCAGAGCTTCTACATCAATAACGAAGGCAAACTCGTCATCTCCTTCGATAAGTATGAGGTAGCTCCGGGAGCCGAAGGCATTGTAGAATTTGTAATTCCTACCGAGAAAATCGCATCTGATCTCGTGAGTCGTGAATATATTAAGTAG
- a CDS encoding winged helix-turn-helix domain-containing protein, with protein MQLELRPHEYIAAADGLTVTLLPKEFALLQFLYRNKGLTFSREQLLDQVWPLEYPSERTVDDHVYRLRKKLRPFADVEIASVRGIGYRLTVRQRSGAGAVNPTTHDAELHKTMRDVFGKYHTYGQGHSMLTLARQQDVLGYELDPFYSVYIHFVQGDLSWLINTNEAPLSERFYYLLLFYSFTGDPKLRLAVCEEVLEKGLLAPAPHREMEILNILELFTLAGEVDRALERINVSHAVIAELGYANFVPQTAITEMFVHLIAGTEDGELTKMAEVIEGEILTAKPFLREIGSYRVVKGLWMLRCQAWREAEMLIDEGLEVLERSGFVPMRLYALNRIRFICSSIPTRPSLQQKYADLYEEAQERIGLHALLAPLETLILGEIKRP; from the coding sequence ATGCAACTGGAACTACGCCCACATGAATATATAGCGGCTGCCGATGGCCTCACCGTCACCCTGCTGCCCAAAGAATTCGCGCTGCTGCAATTCCTCTATCGTAACAAAGGCCTTACATTCAGCAGGGAGCAGCTGCTAGATCAAGTATGGCCGCTGGAATACCCTAGCGAACGGACGGTCGATGACCATGTTTACCGTCTTCGCAAGAAGCTTCGACCGTTTGCCGATGTGGAGATCGCATCGGTTCGAGGTATTGGTTATCGCCTTACAGTACGGCAGCGTTCGGGCGCCGGGGCAGTGAATCCGACCACTCACGATGCAGAGCTGCATAAGACGATGCGGGACGTATTCGGGAAGTATCATACGTACGGCCAAGGCCATTCAATGCTGACCCTTGCTCGCCAACAGGATGTGCTCGGGTATGAGCTGGATCCGTTCTATTCCGTCTATATCCATTTTGTCCAAGGGGACCTGTCATGGCTGATAAATACGAACGAAGCGCCGCTCAGCGAACGCTTCTATTATCTGCTGTTGTTCTATTCCTTCACCGGAGATCCTAAGCTGCGGCTTGCCGTATGTGAAGAGGTCTTGGAGAAGGGGCTCCTAGCGCCTGCCCCGCACCGTGAGATGGAGATTCTCAACATTCTTGAATTATTCACGCTGGCGGGAGAGGTTGACAGGGCATTGGAGCGCATAAATGTCAGCCACGCCGTCATCGCCGAGCTTGGCTATGCCAATTTCGTACCACAAACAGCCATTACAGAGATGTTCGTCCACTTGATCGCTGGAACAGAAGACGGTGAGCTGACCAAGATGGCGGAAGTGATCGAAGGGGAGATCTTAACGGCGAAGCCTTTTCTGCGGGAAATCGGCAGTTATCGTGTCGTGAAGGGGCTCTGGATGCTGCGGTGTCAGGCATGGCGCGAAGCGGAAATGCTCATCGATGAGGGACTCGAGGTGCTGGAGAGGTCAGGATTTGTGCCGATGCGGTTATATGCTCTGAATCGGATCCGGTTCATCTGCAGCAGTATTCCAACTAGACCGTCCTTGCAGCAGAAATATGCGGATTTATACGAAGAAGCACAGGAGCGGATCGGACTCCACGCTCTGCTCGCACCGTTAGAAACGTTGATTCTTGGCGAAATTAAGCGTCCCTGA
- a CDS encoding protein adenylyltransferase SelO translates to MTIQRNVGWNFDNSYAQLPQSFFSTINLAPVRAPKLAVLNHPLAASLGLDAEALQNEESVAVLAGNEVPDGGLPLAQAYAGHQFGYFNMLGDGRAVLLGEQITPQGERVDIQLKGSGRTPYSRGGDGRAALGPMLREYIISEAMHALGIPTTRSLAVVTTGQSIAREKDLPGAVLTRVAASHLRVGTFQYAAQFGTVDDLRRLADYTIERHYPNEDAGENRYLSLLTAVIKRQAALIAKWQLVGFIHGVMNTDNMTISGETIDYGPCAFMDAYDPATVFSSIDSQGRYAYGNQPYIAGWNLARFAETLLPLLHEDHEQAVKLAQEKISTFMDVYTANWNEGMRAKLGLLGEEEQDEALINDLLGLMEAYRADYTNTFRALTLNQLEGLDLFGSSEFAAWHARWEDRLDRQEASREDANQLMRNSNPAVIPRNHRVEAALEAAESRGDYSVMEGLLAVLSTPYAYTTEQVEYCTVPELNKPYRTYCGT, encoded by the coding sequence ATGACAATACAGCGAAACGTCGGTTGGAATTTCGATAACAGCTATGCGCAGCTGCCGCAATCTTTCTTCTCCACAATAAACTTAGCGCCTGTCCGTGCACCAAAGTTGGCCGTCTTGAATCATCCGCTGGCCGCTTCGTTAGGTCTGGATGCAGAGGCACTCCAGAACGAAGAGAGTGTTGCAGTGCTTGCGGGGAATGAGGTGCCGGATGGCGGCCTGCCGCTTGCGCAAGCGTACGCAGGGCATCAATTTGGGTATTTCAATATGCTAGGAGACGGCCGCGCGGTGCTGCTCGGTGAGCAGATAACGCCGCAGGGCGAGCGGGTGGATATTCAGCTAAAAGGATCGGGGCGTACCCCTTATTCTCGCGGAGGCGATGGAAGGGCGGCGCTCGGGCCGATGCTGCGCGAATATATCATCAGCGAAGCGATGCACGCGCTGGGTATTCCGACGACGCGCAGCCTTGCCGTCGTCACCACGGGGCAGTCCATTGCCCGGGAGAAGGACCTCCCGGGAGCAGTCTTGACTCGCGTAGCCGCAAGCCATCTGCGTGTCGGAACGTTCCAGTACGCAGCGCAATTCGGCACCGTGGATGACCTGCGCCGTCTTGCTGATTATACGATAGAGCGCCATTATCCGAATGAGGATGCTGGAGAGAACCGTTATCTCTCACTCCTCACAGCGGTGATCAAACGTCAGGCTGCACTCATCGCCAAGTGGCAGTTGGTTGGCTTCATTCATGGCGTCATGAATACGGACAATATGACGATTAGCGGGGAGACGATCGATTATGGTCCTTGCGCTTTCATGGATGCCTATGATCCTGCGACAGTATTCAGCTCTATCGATTCCCAAGGCCGTTATGCCTATGGCAACCAACCGTATATTGCGGGATGGAATCTGGCTCGATTCGCGGAGACGTTATTGCCGCTGCTGCATGAGGATCATGAGCAAGCGGTTAAGCTTGCACAGGAGAAGATCTCTACATTCATGGATGTGTACACCGCGAATTGGAATGAGGGCATGCGGGCCAAGTTGGGGCTCTTGGGCGAAGAGGAGCAGGATGAGGCATTGATTAACGATCTACTCGGGTTGATGGAAGCCTACCGTGCGGACTATACCAATACATTCCGCGCCTTAACCTTGAATCAGCTGGAAGGGTTAGACCTGTTTGGCTCTTCGGAGTTCGCTGCATGGCATGCACGCTGGGAGGATCGGCTCGACAGGCAGGAGGCATCAAGAGAAGATGCAAATCAATTGATGCGGAACAGCAATCCGGCCGTTATCCCTCGGAACCATCGGGTTGAAGCGGCGCTGGAGGCAGCTGAATCGCGAGGTGATTACAGCGTGATGGAAGGACTGTTGGCTGTGCTGTCCACGCCATATGCTTACACCACCGAACAAGTGGAGTACTGCACTGTGCCGGAACTGAATAAGCCTTATCGTACCTATTGCGGTACGTAA
- a CDS encoding fibronectin type III domain-containing protein has protein sequence MIDRQVQQWVRKLWIGAMAVMIAALGIAPIPVQAGAAEHWVQYAKIGKKENMYLGSFSNPRSVVVDSKGNVYVADSGNNRIQKLTIATGEWSMWGTTDGRYGEKLGEFQGPQGLAIDEEDNLYVADSSNDRIQKLDEKTQQWSEIGLGKGTGLGMFMEPKGVAVDKSGNMYVADSGNHRIQKLDSNGQWTAWNRANGGSGSGLGEFNSPARIAVDGTGSLYVVDRNNHRIQKLDVSAGGEGVWHEWKGSDDLGRFKFPNDVAVDRSGNVYVADRDNHRIQKLDRSSGDEGVWSVVSNGLGNAPGQLKNPNGVALDSSGNVYVADTSNHRIQKLTVSTEQWSEWGYQGPVPGTGLGEFYNPSGVEVDPSGNMFVADFYNNRIQKLNASTKQWEKIGNGMGSAIGQLDGPTDIAIDGSGNLYVADKYNQRIQKMTPAGEWSVFGTTAGLSYPSGVAVSKKGDVYVADPYEKVLKWNAVSEKWDKLGGKKECKPEEANLPGHEDGCELGGFNEPGGVEVDDAGNIYVVDSLNHRILKRDESQGDAALWKEWGVSGQAGSGLGEFNDPYDIAIDSKGNLYVADSGNHRIQKLNTATGVWSEWGIAGGRPGAGLGEFNSPLGVAVDREGYLYVAEFGNHRIQRMVSEIVPPSAPTDIKAEVAAGESQATVTFSAPTNDGGSDVTSYTVTSSPGDIKVTGSGSPISVTGLTYGTAYTFTVVATNSAGSSAASAASNAVTPTELTVPTAPGAPTDVTAEVVMGESQATVKFNAPTRDGGSPITGYTVTSNPGGMTVTGTASPITVTGLTYGTAYTFTVAAINDLGVSKASAPSNEVVPLEQRSIPGAPTKVTAVAGDGEATIAFAAPVSDGGSPITSYTVVASPGGRTATGTGSPIKVIGLTNGTTYTFMVIATNEVGSSLPSEPSNVVTPRGSETSHSGGSGPVTTPALPSEPDAIMFVNGKSVSAGKLKVTKNRSQQVSTITIDPNKLEEKLAKEGQGAVVTISAAKGSDVMIGELDGQMLQNMAAKQAVLQIRTEQATYTLPTQRVDLQAILAQFSKSAALKDITIQVEVAKSQQQVPAILQEKMTMVVPPVAHTVRAQYLDKTVEVELFSGYVERMLAIPAGVDPNKITTGVVVNADGSLRHVPTKVMQKDGQHYAEINSLTNSQYAVIWNPLTFADVTQHWAKDAVNDMGSRLVVQGDGQGAYHPDEAITRAEFAAIVVRGLGLEPKAEAGEFSDVEAKEWFAGAVGTAWKLQLITGFDQREFRPNDKITREQAMAILARAMDVTGLKAMSAQANGQSLASFADAELIPSWAKKGVADCLQFGIVSGRNRTELDPKADVTRAEVAAMVQKLLKNSDLI, from the coding sequence ATGATAGACAGACAAGTACAGCAATGGGTGAGGAAGCTGTGGATCGGTGCAATGGCCGTTATGATCGCAGCGCTCGGAATTGCGCCAATTCCGGTGCAAGCGGGAGCAGCTGAACATTGGGTGCAATACGCAAAAATCGGTAAAAAAGAAAATATGTATCTCGGCTCATTTTCAAATCCAAGAAGTGTTGTGGTGGATAGCAAAGGGAACGTATACGTAGCCGATTCAGGTAATAATCGTATTCAGAAGCTTACGATCGCAACGGGCGAATGGAGCATGTGGGGGACAACAGACGGAAGATATGGGGAGAAATTAGGCGAGTTCCAAGGTCCGCAAGGCCTGGCCATAGACGAAGAGGATAACTTATATGTGGCTGACAGCTCCAATGATCGTATTCAGAAGCTTGATGAGAAGACGCAACAATGGAGCGAGATTGGACTCGGCAAAGGGACAGGTCTAGGCATGTTCATGGAACCGAAAGGCGTGGCGGTGGATAAGAGTGGGAATATGTATGTCGCTGACTCAGGAAACCATCGCATTCAGAAGCTGGATTCTAATGGACAGTGGACAGCATGGAATCGAGCGAACGGAGGATCTGGCAGCGGATTAGGCGAGTTCAACAGCCCTGCGCGCATTGCGGTAGATGGCACTGGTAGCCTATATGTCGTGGATCGGAATAATCACCGGATCCAGAAGCTCGACGTATCGGCGGGTGGAGAAGGCGTATGGCATGAGTGGAAGGGGAGCGATGATCTAGGGAGGTTCAAGTTCCCTAACGATGTGGCGGTCGATCGCAGCGGCAATGTATACGTCGCGGATCGCGACAACCATCGCATTCAGAAGCTGGATCGATCATCGGGCGATGAAGGCGTATGGAGCGTCGTTAGCAATGGGTTAGGGAATGCGCCTGGACAGCTAAAAAACCCGAACGGCGTGGCGCTAGACAGCAGCGGGAATGTATACGTTGCGGACACGTCGAATCATCGCATTCAGAAACTCACGGTCAGTACTGAACAGTGGAGCGAATGGGGATATCAAGGTCCTGTTCCTGGGACAGGTCTCGGAGAGTTTTACAATCCAAGCGGTGTAGAAGTGGATCCGAGCGGGAATATGTTTGTCGCTGATTTCTATAACAATCGGATCCAGAAGCTGAATGCATCCACCAAGCAATGGGAGAAGATCGGCAATGGTATGGGGTCAGCGATTGGTCAATTGGATGGTCCGACTGACATCGCGATCGATGGCAGCGGCAATCTCTACGTGGCGGATAAGTACAATCAACGGATTCAGAAGATGACACCAGCTGGCGAATGGAGTGTCTTTGGCACAACAGCTGGGCTTAGCTATCCTAGCGGTGTTGCTGTTAGCAAGAAAGGGGATGTCTATGTAGCAGACCCTTATGAAAAAGTCTTGAAATGGAATGCCGTATCCGAGAAATGGGATAAGCTAGGCGGTAAAAAGGAATGCAAACCGGAAGAAGCCAATCTTCCAGGTCATGAAGACGGCTGCGAGCTTGGCGGGTTCAATGAGCCAGGAGGCGTAGAAGTTGATGACGCTGGCAATATCTATGTCGTGGACAGCCTGAATCACCGTATTCTGAAGCGGGATGAGTCTCAAGGGGATGCAGCGCTATGGAAGGAGTGGGGAGTAAGCGGACAAGCGGGTAGCGGCTTGGGCGAGTTCAACGATCCTTACGATATTGCGATTGACAGCAAAGGGAACCTCTATGTCGCCGATTCGGGGAACCATCGTATTCAGAAGCTGAATACAGCAACGGGCGTGTGGAGCGAGTGGGGCATAGCTGGCGGTAGACCAGGTGCCGGGCTAGGCGAATTCAACAGTCCGCTAGGCGTGGCGGTAGATCGCGAGGGGTATCTCTACGTAGCCGAATTTGGGAACCATCGGATTCAACGCATGGTATCCGAAATCGTACCGCCTAGCGCGCCAACGGATATCAAGGCTGAGGTCGCGGCTGGGGAATCCCAAGCGACGGTGACGTTCAGCGCCCCAACGAATGATGGCGGCAGCGATGTTACGAGTTATACAGTTACCTCAAGTCCGGGCGATATTAAGGTAACTGGCTCAGGCAGCCCGATCTCGGTTACGGGCCTAACGTATGGTACGGCGTATACGTTCACCGTGGTTGCAACGAACAGCGCGGGGAGCTCCGCGGCTTCAGCGGCATCGAATGCCGTAACGCCTACAGAATTGACGGTGCCGACCGCGCCTGGCGCGCCGACGGACGTCACGGCAGAGGTTGTGATGGGCGAGTCGCAAGCGACCGTGAAGTTCAATGCCCCAACGCGAGATGGCGGCAGTCCGATTACAGGCTACACTGTGACCTCGAATCCGGGAGGTATGACGGTAACAGGAACGGCGAGCCCGATCACGGTGACGGGATTGACGTACGGCACGGCTTACACGTTTACCGTCGCAGCAATCAATGACCTCGGGGTCTCGAAAGCGTCGGCTCCATCCAATGAGGTCGTGCCGCTGGAACAGCGATCCATTCCGGGGGCACCGACGAAGGTAACCGCTGTTGCAGGCGATGGGGAAGCGACGATCGCATTTGCCGCTCCGGTAAGCGATGGCGGCAGCCCGATTACAAGCTATACCGTGGTTGCATCGCCGGGAGGCCGCACTGCGACGGGCACAGGCAGTCCGATCAAGGTCATCGGCTTAACGAATGGAACGACGTATACGTTTATGGTGATCGCGACGAACGAGGTGGGCAGCAGCCTTCCATCGGAACCGTCGAACGTCGTAACACCAAGGGGTTCAGAGACGAGTCATAGTGGAGGAAGCGGACCAGTTACGACGCCGGCATTGCCATCGGAACCGGATGCGATTATGTTCGTGAATGGGAAATCCGTTAGCGCTGGCAAGCTGAAGGTAACGAAGAACCGGTCGCAGCAGGTCTCGACGATTACGATTGACCCGAACAAGCTAGAAGAGAAACTTGCGAAGGAAGGTCAAGGGGCTGTGGTCACCATCTCGGCAGCCAAGGGCTCGGATGTCATGATCGGAGAGCTGGATGGTCAGATGCTCCAGAACATGGCTGCGAAGCAAGCAGTGCTCCAGATTAGAACCGAGCAAGCCACGTACACACTTCCAACGCAGCGGGTTGATCTTCAAGCGATCTTAGCCCAATTCAGCAAGTCGGCGGCACTGAAGGATATTACGATTCAGGTTGAAGTAGCTAAGTCGCAGCAGCAGGTACCGGCAATTCTTCAAGAGAAGATGACGATGGTCGTGCCGCCGGTTGCTCATACGGTGAGAGCCCAGTATCTAGATAAGACCGTGGAGGTCGAATTATTTAGCGGCTATGTTGAGCGAATGCTTGCGATTCCGGCCGGGGTTGATCCGAATAAGATTACGACAGGTGTCGTCGTGAATGCCGATGGATCACTGCGGCATGTGCCTACGAAGGTCATGCAGAAAGATGGTCAGCATTATGCCGAGATCAACAGCTTGACGAATAGCCAATACGCTGTGATTTGGAATCCGCTGACGTTCGCGGATGTCACGCAGCATTGGGCGAAAGATGCCGTCAATGACATGGGATCGCGCCTTGTCGTGCAAGGCGACGGCCAGGGCGCATACCATCCGGACGAAGCCATTACACGAGCGGAATTCGCAGCGATTGTCGTTCGCGGCCTCGGGTTAGAGCCAAAGGCGGAAGCGGGCGAGTTCTCTGATGTCGAAGCAAAAGAATGGTTCGCTGGGGCTGTAGGCACGGCATGGAAGCTTCAATTGATTACGGGCTTCGATCAGCGCGAGTTCCGTCCGAACGATAAGATCACCCGCGAGCAAGCGATGGCTATCTTAGCCAGAGCAATGGACGTGACGGGGCTTAAGGCGATGTCTGCGCAAGCGAATGGACAGTCATTGGCTTCGTTCGCGGATGCTGAGCTTATACCCAGCTGGGCGAAGAAAGGTGTCGCGGATTGCTTGCAATTCGGTATCGTATCCGGCAGAAATCGTACAGAATTGGATCCAAAAGCCGATGTCACCCGAGCTGAGGTTGCGGCGATGGTTCAGAAATTACTGAAAAATTCCGACCTAATATAA